From the Micromonospora echinospora genome, the window GGTACGGAGATCAGGCTACGGAAGATCGGAATCATCCGGCCGAAGAAGACGGCCTTCACCCCGTGCCGCAGGAACCACGCCTCGGTGCGGTCCACGTCGCTGAGCTTGACCAGCGGCAGCCGTGCCGCGATCGCCCGGATCCGGTCCCGGCCGAGCACGGCACCGATCCGGTACAGCGCCAGCGCGCCGAGCAACGAGCCGAGGGTGGTCCAGAAGATCGCGCCGAGCAGGCTCATCCGACCCTGGGCCGCCACGAAGCCGGCCAGCGGGAGGATCACCTCGCTGGGGATCGGCGGGAAGAGGTTCTCCAGCGCCACGGCCAGACCGGCCCCGGGTCCACCGAGCCGTTCGACCAGGTCGGTGACGAAACCGACCAGGCCGTCCTCGGGCGGGGCGGCCGACCGGGCGGCGGTGCCGGTGGTGGGCAGGGCGTGCGCGGTGCGAATCATGCTCCACACGTTACGAACGGATCGGCGGGTCGACCACGGGGCCGGCCACCGACTCCGTCGGCGACGACCACACCGGGTGGGGTGCGGAGAACCCCAGGGCACCCGCCCGTCGCCGGTTCCGCCGACCCTCCGTCGACGACCAACCGGCCGGTATCCTGCCGCCGTGACGCACGAGCGCGAGATCACCGAGCCGGTCGAGCTGTGCCTGCCGGACGGGCGCCTCGACCCCGACGCGGTCGGCTGGACCCGCCGGCCGCTGCACCGGGCCAACCTGCGGGGCTGGGGCCGGCGCAAGCGGTGGGAGTACTGGGGTGTGGTCACCCCCACGCACATCCTCGGGGTCGTCGCGTCCTCCCTGGACTACGCCGGGGTGCACAGCGTCTACCTGCTCGACCGGGCCACCGGCACCGAGGTCGCCACGGAGGCGGTGGTGCCGCTGGCCCGCGGGGTCGTCCTGCCCGAGCGCAGCGGCGCGGGCCGGGTGTCGGTCCGGGCCGGCGCGGTGACCGTGACGATCGACCAGACGCCCGAGGCGACGCTCCTGCGGGCCAGCGCCGGTCAGGTCGAGATCGACCTGACCATGCCGCTGCCGCCGGGGCACGAGTCGCTCGGCGTGGTGGTGCCCTGGGGACGGCACCGCTTCCAGTACACGGTCAAGGACGTCGGTCGGCCGGTGCAGGGCCGGTTCCGGGTGGGCACCACCTGGCACGACGTCCCGTCGGCGGAGTCGTTCGCGGTGCTGGACCACGGGCGGGGCAAGTGGCCGTACTCGATCACCTGGAACTGGGCCGCGGGCGCCGGCCCTGGTCGCGCGATCCAGCTCGGCGGGGCCTGGACCGACGGCACCGGGAGCACCGAGAACGCGCTCGTCGTCGACGGCCGGTTGCACAAGATCGGTGACGAGCTGCGCTGGCGGTACGACCGCGCCGACTGGACCCGGCCGTGGCGGATCACCGGACCCCGGGTCGACGTGACGTTCCACCCCTTCCACGAGCGGGTCTCCCGCACCAGCCTCGGCGTCGTCGCCAACGAGACCCACCAGTGCTTCGGGCACTTCACCGGCTGGGCGGCCACCGACGACGGCGAGCGGATCGACCTCGACGGTCTGGTCGGCTGGGCGGAGGAGGCCCGCAACCGCTGGTAGCCCGGGCGTCGACGAGCGCGTCCGGGCGGCGCGGTCCCGTCTTCGCGGGCCGGACGGTCGGTGACGCCGGCGGGACGGCGGTCCGGGGAGGCTGTCCGCAGGTGAGCGCCGCGCGCCGACGGCTCACCCGCCCTGTCCCCTCCGCCCGGGCCGCGCCGGTTCCGGGCCGTGTCGCACCTGGAGACACCGTGTTCACCACGACCTTCTGGAAGCAGGCCGCCGAACGGGCGGTCAAGTCGGCCGCGCAGGCCCTGCTCGGCCTCTGGGCCCTCGACGGTTGGTTCGACGTCCTGACCGCTGACTGGCCGATGGCCGGCGGGGTGGCTCTCGGCGGTGCGGTCCTGTCGCTGCTGACGTCGCTGGTTTCGCTCGCCGGTGGACCGGAGCAGTCGCCGAGCCTGGTGTCGACCACGCCACCGGCGGCGCCCGTCGAGCCGACCGCCCGCCCATCGCGCGACCCGCACACCGCCCGGTAGCGCCGAAACCCTTTCTTTACATCGATGTACGTGGTTGTATTCGGTCATGCGCCGACTTCTCGCCTGCCTGGTCGCCGCCCTCGCGGCCAGCCCCCTCGTCCTCAGTGCACAGCCGGCCGCCGCCGCGACCACGGCACCGGCGCTGGTCATCGGCAGTGACTTCCCCGACCCCGACATCCTCAAGGTCGGCGACACCTACCACGCCTACTCGACCAACAACGGCAACGGCAACGTGCCGGTGGCCACCGCCACCTCGCTGACCGGCCCCTGGACGCGGCGGGGGAACGCCCTGCCCACCCTCGGCGCCTGGGCCAGCGGCGGACGCACCTGGGCGCCCGAGGTGTTCCGCCGCGCCGACGGCCGGTACGTGCTCTACTACACCGCGCTCAGCCGCAGCGTGGGCCGGCAGTGCATCGGTGCCGCGACCGCCACCTCTCCGCTGGGCCCGTTCGCCCCGGTCGGCACCGGGCCGCTGATCTGCAACGGCGGCGAGGGCGGCAACATCGACGCGTCCAGCTTCGTCGACAGCACCGGCCTGCGGTACATGCTCTACAAGGACGACGGCAACGCGATCGGCCAGCCGACCAGCCTCTGGCTCCAGCAGGTCGCCGCCGACGGGGTGACGTTGCAGGGTTCCCGGGTGGAGCTGCTGCGCAGCGGTCGCCCGGAGGAGGCCGGGGTCATCGAGGCGCCCGTGCTGACCAAGGTCGGCAGCCAGTACGTGCTGTTCTACTCCCTCGGCGGGTACGGCGGCGACGCCTACCAGACCAGCTACGCGACCTCGACCTCACTGACCGGTCCGTACACCAAGGCGTACCGCTCGCTGATGACCACGGCCTCGCTGGACAACGCCGTCCGGGGCCCCGGCGGCGCGGACGTCGTCCGGGAGGCCGGCGGCGACCGCATCGTCTTCCACGGCTGGATCAACAACAACAGCGCCCGGGGGATGTACGTGGCGGACCTCGGCTGGTCCGGCGGGTACCCCGTCGTGCGGGGCAGCCGGGTGCGCTACGAGACCGAGCGGGGCCGGCTCAACAACTGCGCGGTCCGCGCCACCACCACCGCCTCCCAGGGGCAGGCCGTGGCGTACATCGACCACGCCGACAGCTGGGTCGAGGTGACCGTGTTCGCCCCGCGCGCC encodes:
- a CDS encoding DedA family protein, producing MIRTAHALPTTGTAARSAAPPEDGLVGFVTDLVERLGGPGAGLAVALENLFPPIPSEVILPLAGFVAAQGRMSLLGAIFWTTLGSLLGALALYRIGAVLGRDRIRAIAARLPLVKLSDVDRTEAWFLRHGVKAVFFGRMIPIFRSLISVPAGVERMPLGTFALYTTLGSLIWNSAFVLAGYLLGDNWHLVEGYAGVLQKLVIVGCAVAVCWFVGSRLVRARRGGASAAGPVPPVGPAPSAADPVAVPSRVAPEPVGPAPLRVAPDPDGRGTIYRSARPEEWPTGGHADGRP
- a CDS encoding DUF2804 domain-containing protein translates to MTHEREITEPVELCLPDGRLDPDAVGWTRRPLHRANLRGWGRRKRWEYWGVVTPTHILGVVASSLDYAGVHSVYLLDRATGTEVATEAVVPLARGVVLPERSGAGRVSVRAGAVTVTIDQTPEATLLRASAGQVEIDLTMPLPPGHESLGVVVPWGRHRFQYTVKDVGRPVQGRFRVGTTWHDVPSAESFAVLDHGRGKWPYSITWNWAAGAGPGRAIQLGGAWTDGTGSTENALVVDGRLHKIGDELRWRYDRADWTRPWRITGPRVDVTFHPFHERVSRTSLGVVANETHQCFGHFTGWAATDDGERIDLDGLVGWAEEARNRW
- a CDS encoding family 43 glycosylhydrolase; the encoded protein is MRRLLACLVAALAASPLVLSAQPAAAATTAPALVIGSDFPDPDILKVGDTYHAYSTNNGNGNVPVATATSLTGPWTRRGNALPTLGAWASGGRTWAPEVFRRADGRYVLYYTALSRSVGRQCIGAATATSPLGPFAPVGTGPLICNGGEGGNIDASSFVDSTGLRYMLYKDDGNAIGQPTSLWLQQVAADGVTLQGSRVELLRSGRPEEAGVIEAPVLTKVGSQYVLFYSLGGYGGDAYQTSYATSTSLTGPYTKAYRSLMTTASLDNAVRGPGGADVVREAGGDRIVFHGWINNNSARGMYVADLGWSGGYPVVRGSRVRYETERGRLNNCAVRATTTASQGQAVAYIDHADSWVEVTVFAPRAGNYTAHIAYAAGYGDAQHTLTVNGGAAQAVTYPNTGWETWRQVRADVTLNAGNNTLRLTHRSRWAELDFVEIA
- a CDS encoding holin produces the protein MFTTTFWKQAAERAVKSAAQALLGLWALDGWFDVLTADWPMAGGVALGGAVLSLLTSLVSLAGGPEQSPSLVSTTPPAAPVEPTARPSRDPHTAR